Within Runella rosea, the genomic segment CTGGCGTTTGAGACTATAAATAAAGTTGGGAGAATAGGTACTGCTAGAAATGTTTAGTCCTGCGCGCAAACCCAAATGGGGTTTCATGTAAACAGTCTGGGCCTGCGCCCCAACGGACACAATCACCAAAAGTAGAAGTAATCTAAGGTTCAAATTCATGATACAATTCAAAAAGTTAGTTTATGGTGGTTTGCAACCCACTTGGCTGTGTTAGTAACAACCTCACTATTGTTTATGTGATTGATTATTAATTGTTTGTCTTTAATTTAGCCTTGGGTCGGTGGGATAATGTGATTTGACCCGGTACTCTCCGCCCATTTTTCGTAAAACTGCCCTCCAAAATTGGTCAACTGGGGTGTCAAATATAAAACCCGCATCCGTGTCGGATACAATCCAGGCGTTTTTACTGAGTTCTTCGTCCAATTGCCCCGCTGACCATCCTGAATATCCAATGAAAAAACGCAAATCTCGCTCGGTTATTTTCCCGACGTTGAGCATGCTCATAATTTGTTCAAAATCGCCGCTCCAATATAAGTTATCTCCTACTGGCACGGCATCTTCAATAAATGACAACCGATGAAGAAAATGCAATGTGTTCTGTTCGACTGGACCGCCCAGATAAAGTGGCATATTGGTCACAACGGGCTCTTTCAGAACGTCGTTAAGGTGTAAGTTGGTGGTTTGATTAAAGACCAGTCCAAAGGTTCCTTGTTCGTTGTGTTCGCACAGAAATACCACGCTCCGTTCAAAATTGGGGTCACCCAAAGTCGGTTCGGCAATTAATAATTTTCCTTGGGCAGGTTTTAGCGGAGGCATTTGGTACTGGTTCAGTGTCTCTTTTAAGGAGATAACGAAATAAAAATCAAAAATAGTGGATTTTCAAGAACAAATGAGCACGTTGTGATTAAACCGCTTCCAATTTTTGTGCTTTGAAGGCAGGACGCGGCCTGATATTCAGGGTTTGAAACATCTCTTGGTCGGCGTCAACGTCTGGATTGGGGGTTGTTAACAGCTTTTCTCCCGCAAAAATAGAATTGGCCCCTGCCATAAAACAAAGTGCCTGTTCTTCCATCGTCATATTGACGCGGCCCGCCGAGAGGCGAACCATGGCTTTGGGCATCAGAATACGCGCTGTAGCTATCATCCGAATCATATCCCAAACCGATACGCGTTTTTGATGCTCCAGCGGCGTGCCTTCTACGGCAACCAGTGCATTGACAGGTACTGATTCAGGGGCCTGTGGAAGCGACGCCAGGGTATGAAGCATTCCAATGCGGTCATCGTGGGTTTCGCCCATGCCGATGATGCCGCCCGAGCAGGCTGAAATACCCACTTTCTGCACGTGATTGATGGTTTGGAGGCGGTCGTCGTAGGTACGGGTTGAAATAATATCGCCGTAAAACTCCTCGCTCGTGTCAAGGTTATGGTTGTAGGCGTAAAGCCCAGCGTCTTTCAGTTTTTGAGCTTGGGTTTCGGTCAGCATTCCCAACGTGCAGCATACTTCCATGTCGAGTTGATTCACGCCTTTGACCATTTCCAATACTTTATCAAAATCGCGGTTGTCGCGGACTTCACGCCAGGCCGCACCCATGCAGAAGCGCGTGCTACCAGCGTCTTTGGCGCGTTGGGCGGCGGTTAATACTTCATCCACTTCCATCAATTTATGGGCTTGTACTCCCGTGTGGTACCGCGCAGCCTGTGGGCAATAAGCGCAATCTTCGGGGCAACCACCCGTTTTGACAGACAACAAAGTACAGACCTGTACTTCTTGCGGGTCGTGGTGTTGGCGGTGAACTGTAGCGGCGCGGTAAATCAACTCCAAGATAGGGGATTCATAAATTTCGCGTACCGCGTCTTTCGATAACGTAGGATTCATCTTGCGCAATGACTTTAAATGGGCAACAAATCTGTAAAAAAATAAGTGGAAGTCAAGTCTTCTCCTTCGGCATTTTGGAAATTATAAGTTTTCTCGACGGTTTCTCCTTTTTGAAAATCAATGGGTTGGGAGAAATAAGGAGCTTCAAAAACAAAGGTGTGAAATTCGCCGTTTTCGCCGCAGGGGTCGATATTGGCGGGCAATTCGCTGACAAAA encodes:
- a CDS encoding YqgE/AlgH family protein, with amino-acid sequence MPPLKPAQGKLLIAEPTLGDPNFERSVVFLCEHNEQGTFGLVFNQTTNLHLNDVLKEPVVTNMPLYLGGPVEQNTLHFLHRLSFIEDAVPVGDNLYWSGDFEQIMSMLNVGKITERDLRFFIGYSGWSAGQLDEELSKNAWIVSDTDAGFIFDTPVDQFWRAVLRKMGGEYRVKSHYPTDPRLN
- the bioB gene encoding biotin synthase BioB, which encodes MNPTLSKDAVREIYESPILELIYRAATVHRQHHDPQEVQVCTLLSVKTGGCPEDCAYCPQAARYHTGVQAHKLMEVDEVLTAAQRAKDAGSTRFCMGAAWREVRDNRDFDKVLEMVKGVNQLDMEVCCTLGMLTETQAQKLKDAGLYAYNHNLDTSEEFYGDIISTRTYDDRLQTINHVQKVGISACSGGIIGMGETHDDRIGMLHTLASLPQAPESVPVNALVAVEGTPLEHQKRVSVWDMIRMIATARILMPKAMVRLSAGRVNMTMEEQALCFMAGANSIFAGEKLLTTPNPDVDADQEMFQTLNIRPRPAFKAQKLEAV